Below is a window of Phoenix dactylifera cultivar Barhee BC4 chromosome 7, palm_55x_up_171113_PBpolish2nd_filt_p, whole genome shotgun sequence DNA.
CTACTCATCATCTCAATTTAATCGTTACTCTTTGTTATGGCACACCACACCTGATGTTAACCAAATCAAGGTTATATTACTCCCCTCACAATGATTGCACATGAACTAGTTGAATTCTCtaggcttcttttcttcttcctgtgttattttttcagaaatttaATGGAAAGCTCTCGGACCAGGCCACAGCAGGAAACAAAACTTAATGGTGAAATATTGACACTCTCCTCCTTTAGTACTCAATCTCtttgagatgcataaaaattgTCCATCAGTAGCCCAAAGAAAGTTTAAAATGTGATAAATGACGGTGTTTGACTTTGCTAGAAATATGCTGTGGTTGCTTTGAATGCAATATAGTCCAGCTTGTGAGGTCTGAAGTACAGttgtaaaaatttttaatttttttttttttgtacaattCCCAGTACTATAATAGCTTGTAGCTTCTCACAAGCAGAGATTgtaaaaactttaaaaataaatacaaaacataaatAATTTTGACATACAATGTTACTATCAACACTTTTAACTATAATATGGATAACATTATCGTTAAGGGTGGCAAGTGGCAATCAGATCAGGTTAGACCAAGTCCGAGTTGAGTCAGATATATGATAGATCACAAATTTACCTACTCAAATCTGATCTATTTATAAAATAGctcaaattttagatttgaagatgattattttattaaataagtaaCTAATTTGAtctttaataaataaaataaagtttaaTGGGTTAAGTGGTTAAACATGCGTATGAATTAGGTCATCAAGGGAGGCTCAACTAAAGATAAaggaaacgaaaaaaaaaagcagcaacTTTATAAACTACCTTTATTCTAAACTTTGCCAAAAGAAAAACTTGCACGCTAACGGTCATGTGGACCCTCATTCCTAATGTTGATTACTTAGATGGAGGAATGATTGCAATAGTTCTCAAATTATATATCATCACATCATTACCTAGAGAACAAAGACCATGGTTCATCCATGAATTTCCCATCATCCTAAACTTCAATTTGGTGGATAAAACTCAGGTTACGAACATAAGTACAAAATTCCCCCTCGgattaatttttaaagaaatatgtTTCTAATAAGCTTAAGAAGGACGAAACCAActggcttttttatttttctacccTGGCCATTCCCCAGGTTGGaattggaagaagaagaggaaatcgtcacaagaaaaaaaaaactcattcgACCTTCAAGAAGAaatctttgcttttttttttgagctgaAATGAGACCTAAAAATTTGACCTTTGCTTCGAATCGGGCCATCAATTTAGGGTTTTTTCAGAGACGAAATCGacggaagaaggaaagaaaaggagaaggcgAAGGAGGAGTGGgagaacagagagagagagagagaggaatttTTTCTGCGGCTGGAATTAGAGGGGCTTTTTGGAGAATTAAATGTCTCCTTTTTGGTTGGACGCTCGGCTCGTTGCCTTCGTGAGCGGCCCCACCTCTCGTCGGATCCGATGGCCGGGATCCAGTCCCGGAGGCGAGGTGTTCGGTTTTGACCGCTATCCGTGTATCGCCGTTGGACTCCTTTCCGATCGTGCATGAAAGCTCGAGTCTTTCGCCTCCTCCCCCCCGTGGAACGATCCCTTTGGACTGGCCTCTCTTCTAAGGTTAGAGAATGAAAAGATCATTTTTTTCGCCTCTTTTGGGTTCTGGAATTCGAAAGTTCTGGTCTTTGAGCGTGACAAGTCGATTTTTCTTCCGCTTTTTTGAGTGGGTGTGTCGAATTTCTAACGATTTTGAGCGTTTTCTCCGCCACAAATGGTGATGTTTAATTCCTGTTTGTTTGCATGTCCTGCCGTGTGGTTTTGGAAGTGGTTGGAATAGCTCCCAGGCTCCCCTAGATTTGGAATAAGGAGTTCTCCGTCACCTTCTTCTCCTTGCCATCTTgttccctcttgggtggtataGCTTTTCCTTCGTGGCATAAATAGATTTGGACATGTGTTTGATGGTCGAGCAATCTATTTCTCTCTGTCCAGGCTTTAGGTTTAATTAATTGTGTGTTGTTTTATGTTTATGCTAGTTAATGTTGATCTGCATCGTAATTAGCAATCCCTTGCTGGAAATAACATGCCTTTTGGAGGTTGTTTTTGGTATTTGTTGTTCAAAATCGTATTTTTTTCCCTTCCCCGAATCTAGGAAGCTAGGAGAACCAAGCTAGCTCTGTTTTCTGTCTTAGGTCTGTTAATTTCGAGgctcagttttattttcttcttcatcttctcttcttgttGATGTGGTTTTTAATCTCCTTGTGTAAGAGCCCATATATTTTTGGGCCTGGGCCGGTCTCTGGGCCACGGCACCGGCCCGACACGTGTGGCGGGGGAGGGAGACTCCCGATCGGAGTCTTTTTTTCCTCCCCTGTTCCGACTCTCTCGCTCCGAGTCCACCGGAAGGAGGAGTCTAGGGTGATCAAACCCTACCAAGTTTGAGCCGATCTCCATCTATAAAGGATCCTCTTCCCCTCCTCTTTGGCATCGACCTTGAGAGCTCAGCTATTGGAGGCTTGATCGCTGGGCGTTCCGTGGGGGGAACTGGGTGGGTTCGCAGTCGAGCCGGCTGGAGGAGctcgccggaggcaaggtgagcTACCTCTCCTCCTTTTCCGGTTGTCGGGCCTTTGTTTCCCTTGTATCCGGCCGGCAAGCGGCCGGATTGACTGAGGACAAGCCTCCCCTgttgcttttgttttctttctcccGTTGGCCGGCCATCGCCCAGCATGGCGCGCAGCCGGCACCTCCTTGGGCCGTCGATCCCTGGGGTCGCCCCCCACGGGCGGCGGCTGCCGCCGAGCATTCCCtccgggaagaaggaagaaacacagagagagagagagagcctcccggtcctttcttcctctttccttgatttctctctcctctctcaagtttctctctcttccgtTGGTGCTTTCACTCTCATGTTTTGTATAGGGCTAAAGCGTTCGGGCAGGAAGTAGCCCAACAAGATCTTatacactatttttttttttctcttcctatttttttctcttagtATTTTTTCTCTCTAGCTTGGTCCGGGGAGATCATTATTTGTGAGGACTGCTGGATAGTCCTGGGTTGCTAGATGATGGTAGACCCTTTAGAGGATCAATAGAGGATTCTAGATTATCAGATATCCGGAATAATTTTTAATGTTGACTTGATTTTGTAGGGAAACAATTCGTTGGACAAGAGGACATTGAGCAGGGTTCTGCGCACTCCGGTTCGTAGATCGTGGAGTGGGCAGGCGATTAGTTTATCTGGGCCAACTTTATTGTTTGGTAAGAATTGAGattattattattcaataatattgAGGTTATGATATATTTTTAGGTCTTGCATATTCTTTAGGGCTATGCTATAGGGAGTGTGCTACCGtgtcgcgtgccggacccgggtgctgggttcggagCATGACACCTTATTTCTAGCTTGATACAATAGGTGGCACATTACTGGATATGTTATTGATGTTGCAATTGAGTTATGTAAGTGATGGTGATTATATGCGCTCACCTGTATCTGTGTATTGGTATGGTTGCTCTGCAAATGGCTTAATAGAGATGgtatatttgatatgattttctGTGAGCTAATTCTGACAATTGGCCTTTATATTTGCTGCTATCTATGATTCATCTTCATTGGTAACTTTTTACTGTCTACCTTGGGCGTTTCATTTTCTCTGTTCTTATCAATCTTGCGACACGGTAGCAGCCTTGATTTGGAGGACATATTCTACCATTCATAAGCTTTGAGATTAAACTTTGTTATGGACCCAGAAACATTCGTTTCTGCACGAACAAGATCATGGAAATTGCTGTTTTGAAAGAAGCTTCTCTAAATGAATTCACTCTCTTTGCTATAAGGATATCTTTCACGATTTCATTAGATAAGCACATTTGTTCATGTTGCAGGCATCTTTTAAGATGGAGTATATTTTGTCACCTATGGTTTCATCCATTGAGGGAATTGAGGGATCTTCAAATCTATAATAGTTGTCAGCAAATGATGTGTACTTGAGTTAGTAGTTAAAATGGTAAACTTTTTCTTGAGTGTTCTCTCTTGGCTGTATGCTTAGATTAGTGACAACATAACTCACTTTAGCTAGCAAGTAATTCTACTAGTCAGTTTACGTTCTAAGAGAATGCTATAAAGTGCACACTGGCAGCTTGCCAATTACCTGTCTGATGTGGCACGAGGGTATTTGTGTGTTTCACAGGGTGTCGGTGATCATCTTTGGGGTAAATTTCCTATTTTGCCTCTGCCACACCAGCATCACATCAGATTGAGCAATCTGGTGGGTGCTCCATGGCTTTTTCTAAAGGTGAAAAGATGTGAAAATGGCCTGCATTCTTGTTACTCAGACTGTGCAATGGAACGAAGAGTCAGTATTGCAGGGCTGATGCTATTCCTGCTTAGCATAAATTATTTGAGCAGAGGAGAGAACACTGATTTCTTCATTTTTAGCTACTGCATTTCTCATTTATGAAAGGTAATAAAATTGCAGCTATAGCAACCATTTCatcaaaatctctctctctctctctctctctctctctctatctatctatctatctatctatctatctatctatctctgCTGCAGAAATAGGCCTCACTTCTCAGTGCCTTTTGTCTGTTGACCAGCGGTCTTGTTATGTTTGCATTTAAGTTTCCATGGATCTTCTTGTTGATTCTAGGATTTACCTTTGTGTTGCCTTCTTGACATCTGTGGCCTGCACCTCACAATTTACTTTTCTCTCTCAGTATCCTTGTTTACACCTGATATCGAGTGCCAGGCTTTTCTTTTCCCATCTGTACTTGTACTTAAGCGCTTGCATTCCTGATATACATAATTGTTCACTTCAAGTTTTTTGTCGCAGACATTTCCATCCCGAAATGGATGGGTACATGGGTAGGAAAACTGCTGTGGGGCTTGTTTTTTCTAGAGGAGGTTCTATCCTTGTTTTTAGAGAACAGAACTTTGAGGACAGAAGCATCAAGCATTGTAATCGATTAGCATGCAGCACTAGGCTGCACTCCATGAACGGCATCAAAACTGGCAATACAGAAAAGGTCAAATATTCGAGGGGGTTTTTTCACTCTATGAACAGCAGGACGATTACTGGAAGCTCTTCTATATCATGTCATGCCTGTGACCCTAGAAAGACTCATCAAGAGCCACGGAGACAAACATCTTTGCAAGGGAGAGCTATTGCAGAGAGCAGTAATAGGCAGAGGGAGATTGAAGATTTGGATTGTGAAGGCAGAAGATGGGAGGTAGACAACTTGGGATATCATAGCAGACAGGAGGGGCCAGAAGATTCTGAATCCATTCACATAACTAGATGCAATCAGACTGTATTTTCTGATCGTGATGACTTTGGACCTGTAAATCCTCAAGGGCTTTCCAGAAATGCAGCTGAAGCATCGGGAAGCTGCagcactagattgaattcaagAGCGTGTAAGCAAGTCAGCCGGCAATGCAGATATGGTGATCAGGAAGCCTCGTCAAGTTCCTCCACCAGGCATTCTTTTACATCCAGAAATGCCAGCCGGGCTGCTAGGCATGCTTCAAGAGGTGGGGGAGCTGAGTCAAAGAAGTATGATCTCAAACATCTTCGGTGCACATCATCAGATATTCTTCCATCAGGTTGTTCTTCCTCCAATTCTGGTGTTAACAGAAGGGTTAACACACTAAGAAAGAGATCCTTGAATGGAGGGAATTTGTCAGCAAGAGGCCAAAGCAAGAATGCATTAAGTGGAGCAAATTCGGGTTCTCCAAACAGAGGTTCTTCCATCCATGGCCTCTCTCTTCCAGAGCACTCGATGCCTCAACAGGCTTTAAGAAGGACGGGTGCAGTCTTGGTAAGAACACGCCGGTCTCCTAGTGGGGTGACTAGAACAAGGTTatcagaagaaagagatcaCCCTCTTTCAGCACCTGAGCCTGAATATAGCAGCACACAAATGTTCAATGTCCCTATGGGAGATGGAAATGGCTGCCAGCACTTTAGCATGGAAGGAATTGCAGAGGTACTCATATCTTCTACTCTCAAAATTGGAAACTCTCACAAAACTTAGCCAATATGTTGGTCGAATTTTGATGCCTAAAATCcagtaagaaaagagaaatttaCAGAGATCAGAAATCAGTGATGTAACGACTATCGTGTTCTTTCATTTAAGCTGTTAACGGTTCTTGtaactaaaattttattttcttattttaacaTATCCTAATGCTAATTGTGTAACGAGCTTGCTCTTTGAACTAGGCATTTGAAAATGAAAGAGCTGCTTTCTGATGTGCAGGTTCCGTTGCCACTGGAGAGGATTGAACAGGATGAGGAATTAACTTATGAGGTTTTTAATCTCTTTTTTCTCCCGTCCATTTTATTTACCTATTTATTGACGATGACTATTTCATAAAGCCAGTAAGGGATTGGCCAAAAATGAATTTTTAAAGTCAATCCCTGACTGTGGGGATGAAGCATGGGTTTAAAGTCACAGTATCAATAACAAGATTGCTATATTTCTTGCAGCAACTATCGGGGCTAGTTTTGGATGGCCTGAACTTCCACGATCAACATAGCGACATGAGGATGGACATCGATAATATGACATATGAGGTTCATTCTATTATTTAATTGCTTATATTGTCATAGACTGAGTGATTGCAGTTTTGTCTTCATAAAGTGTTTTTATCTTAGCCCTCcatcttgtttattttattgCCTGCAGTTGAAAACAATAAAGGTAACATACTTCTGGTTAAAGAAGAATAGGAACTGCTTCTGGCTCTACCAGAAATATCAACTAATAAATGACCAGTGTTTTAATTGCAGATGTAATTTTGATTCAAACTGTAGGAAATGGTCTTCAACCTTTTAAAGATTGCTAACTATGAAGCTATCCCTCTGTTGcgatccttaattttttttttttccatcttcAGTTGTCCATAGATCACTGTGACTTTCTCCATAGTTTATAAAGTTGAAATTCAATAACATATTTCTAACCAATACTAAGATGGCCATCGTCTCAAATATGTCactgtttttttttcataattttttgggAGGTTATTTATCTATTAAAACTTCAGCTTTCGGAGTCTTTAAGATTATTTATTGTTTGTAGGATTTCATTAACTTATCCAAGAAAATATGTTTTGCGCGAGCAGGAATTGTTAGCCCTGGAGGAGAAAATGGGCACTGTCAGTACAGCCCTCACAGAAGAAGCATTGTCAAAATGTCTTGAAAGAAGCATATATGTGTTTGCTTGCTGTGAGGAAGATATCAAATGCAGCATATGCCAGGTTATGCACACTTCTCAGAACTTGTTATAAAATCCGTACCAATTTTTGCATTTCCAATATGTACCTTCATCTGACATGGAATACACCTCATGGAAAATTACCCTGCAAACTGTTCTTTTCCATTTCATTGTATCCCACGAGCAAGGCATTTACTCTTCGCAGCCAATTTATCATGCCTCATCTAGTCATCTTTATCATAAACACAGGAATTGGCTTTTCCAATACGCATCGTTGGCTATATATAAGTCTAATATTTGCATTACTGTGTACTAGTTTGACTTATCAGATGTGGTGCTTCTTTGTTTGCATACCACAAAGCCTTTAGCTGGTGCAGCGGCTATAGCTGTTGGACCAAAAACCTGTGCTTGTTGAGTTTGTTTATTCAAGGGGGAAAATTTATTAGTTTCCTTTCCAAATTGATCGATAATACAAAATAGAAAACCCTGTAAGAAGAAGtcgcttcatggatttttattgcgaaaaaaataaaagagaagaggACGGTTGGTAATCTGGTTTTGATCTCATCGCAAATAGCGTATGGTGCATGACATGGTGGTGATGGAGTCCTCACCATCAGATCTCTGTTTGATGCTCATGTGCCTATGTGCAGTTCCAAGGCCACTTGCTGCAGCAGGTGCTCATGGTGGCCAATATTGCTGCAACATGGGGGCTGATTGCTCCTAAGATAGTTTGACATGGTTCTGTTTGTGAGGCGACGTGCCTAatgttttcttctttgtcttctgTTTTCTTTCAATCTCTCTCTTTCAGGAAGAATATGTCGACCGAGATGAGGTGGGCAAGTTGGCATGCAAGCATCGTTACCATGTAACCTGCATTCATCAGTGGCTTCGGCAGAAGAACTGGTGCCCTATCTGCAAAGCCTCTGCACGTCCAGTCTCCTGAAGCCCTCGTAGCTTAACCACTGCAACAAGGATAGCTGAACTTACCTGTTTACAGCTCTCTCCTATCTTTGTGAATAACATCATCCTTCACATTCTTTTGGAATAATGTGTATAGATCATGGGGGCTTTTCCAAATTATTTTTTGCCGCCCCAATTGTCAGCAAAACtgtgttttcttcttttctttttctttttttttgctagagaaactgtattttctttaagaaaggaaaaatgctGTCAATGGGAAACCTTCTTATATGGGGGCTTCCTGCTCCTATTTGatttgttttgttttccatCATTAAACTTATAAAATGGTGGTTTCAGGGTCATTGCCTGATTTTGTGATGGTTGGCTAAGGGACAGGTCTTTTGTGGGTAGTGATGTATCCTGAATAACCATGTCAATCACTGGAATTAAAACTTCAAGCAAAATTAAAACAAGCACATGAACGACTTTCTTTCGTGTTTCTGTTATGCATGGATAACATTCCATTGCAATGAATCAGTTGGTTGTTTTTCCATTCTCTAAACAAAGGGCCTGCATTCTTACTTATTTATTTTGACTCAAGGTTGTGTTTTAACTGCTAAGAAATtgtgatttctttttcttttcggtgGAAGAAGACACAACACGATCGACTTATTGAGTACCCATAGCATCAGAGCACAGATAAGAGTGCCAGATATCTTGCAAGATTGGATGATAACACTTATCCAAGTAACTGAGTCACCATCAAAAGTAGCTGCCTTTCAACCAGAGAGAGACTCCATGGCCCTCCTTCCATTAAAATGGAGGTCTTCAGTCATGAACACAGTGGACTTGAGGCTTCTTCAGGCCTCTTGCTTGACTTATCTCACTCGTCTCTATTCTCTTTATTCCTTCCACTCCATCCATCGCCCACCGCTCGTCGGATCTCACAACCTTTTACCAAGCTAGAACCAGGGAAAACTTGCATGCCCTCACCCCCAATTTGACGGGCTGAATGCCTCTAATCCTTGTAATAGGACTACGGGCCAAATGCctgatttttttaatatccTGTCACATTAGCAGGATCCCAGCCCTTATGACAAATGGCTATCAACTAAGTGAGCCTGTAATTTTTCGAAGTTCTCCACGGATTCTGTGAGTCGTTGGGACTATACAAGtagatattttgttttttaactTTGGTGGAGCAGTGGAATGGACACCCTTCTACTAAGGGAAGCTTGTGAAAGTGTATATAAACGATGTAGTTCATGGTCTGTGGCCTTCCAGTAACTACTAGTGGCTTGGGAGATTTTATGTCAGCCGACCAACAGTGGGGGGCTTGGAGTTCATTCTCTGATTGAGTGCCGGGAGGTCTTGGTGACCAAGCTGGCAGCCAGGTATATTCTAGAGCCGAAGAGTCTCTAAGGTGCTGTGATGAGGGCGAAGTATGGAGATCCGGTTGACCGATCAGTCATTTGTAGCAGGCGAGGATGCTCCTTCATATGGCAAGAGATTTGCTAAAGCCCTGGTCGTATCTCCGATGATCAGATGAGAGATCGGAGACAGACGGTCTATTGACATCCTATAGGATAGGTAATTATCCGAGATTCCTCTGCGAGATTGGCCCAACCTAATTGATCAGAGCTAGCTGGAGGATGTAGGGTATGTGATCTTTTTGCCTAGGGGAACGGAGATGGGATGAGGCTCTTGTTAGGCTAGTTTTTGGGATGTAGCTCGCGGAGCGGGGTCTTGTCTTTTTCGATCCCTACAGGCGAGGCAGTGGACAGACAAGTCTGAAGTATGACTGGAAGGTCGGCGGTGCGGGCCCGAGACTTGCCTGGGTTGGTCGGAAAGCCCTCAGCTTGGCAGATTGATGAAAGGTGGATCTGAAGGATGTACATCCATCCCTGTGTAGCACTATTCATTTGGAAGGTGGTTTAGGGGTGTTTACCTACTAGAGAGGTGCTAGCAAGCGATGAGTGAGGATTCCGTCAGCTTGCCCGATATGCTTGGAGGTAGAGGAATCCATATACCATGTGCTGATAGAGTGCCCACGGGCCAGACAGATCTGAGAGTGTGTTGTAGCTTATCCCGACTAGCGGCAGAGGTGGATGTTGATCGAGAAGCTGCTGCACTTTCTGGCAGCCTCCCTATAGGGACCTAGCTTCATGGAGAGGGAGACGCGAGCCGCCTGCCCAGCGTACCACTGCTGGTTAGATAGGAACGCCCGGGTCTTTGAGAGTAGTAACAATCCTCCGAGGATAGTGGCAAATAGAGCTCTACAGCAAGTGGCGGAGATTCTTGGCACTATTGTGGTCTCATATTCTGAGAATGCTGGAGAAATGTGGGGCCCACATTCTGCTCTTGCATCGTTCAGGACTAGACTTGTCTCTTGGGTGCCTCCATCCTCTGGTTATCTTAAGATAAACTTTGATGGCAGTATCGGTGACAGCCGGAGCTGTGGCGGTATGAGCTTCGTTATCAAAGACCATAGTGCCAAACTGGTGGCGACCACGGGTCGACGTATTTTTGACACGTTTGCTGTctatgccgagctcagagctgcTTAAGAGGGCATTACCTTCACGAGGCGCATTTTGGATACAGATCATCTCCTCCTCGAGGGCAACTCGACCACAGTGGTCGAGTGGATCCAGGGTTCAGGAGGCGTAGTAGAGGGTCGGCTGTTGCTTGACGACATTCGCAGGCTCCTGGGGAAATGTGACTTCTATACGGCCACGCATATTTACAGGGAGGCAAATTGTGCGGCTGACTGGGTTACATCATTTATTGCCTACCATTTTAGGGGCCTTATATGGGAAAACCAAAAGTCCCTGCCGGAGCCTTTTAGTGAGCTACTATTTTCTGACTTTGTTGGCCGTATTTACACCTGTTGCTTCTGAGCTGCCGTTgtacaggaaaaaaaaagaaacctacTAGTTGACAAGGATTTCTAATTTGATGCCCGCAAATTGGAAAGGCTTTTTAGGTGCTCGTAGTTGCATAAAGGGAAGCCGGCGCTTAGGCCACAGGTGAAATTGTGTGAACAGTGAAAATATGATCATGGCATCAAATTAGCTAAGAAATATCTGTGTAAGCTCCCAACGATCTGCTGCCAGAGTTCACGACTTTGTCAGCAATTTCTCATTGTCATTTGATGCCATGCTTTGGATGGACATGTTGTTACAGCTGTTCCAAATCGCTCGCAAGAAAATCCCAAGCTCTACTTGCAGTGTTGCTCATAGGTTTAGTTTCAAGATTTTATCAAACTGATTGAATGTTGCATATGAAAAATCAAAGCCTAACGTCAACGTTTTTAAAAATATGTGAAGGAAATTAGTGCTTGAGTGGAAAATGGATATAGCATTGTATTGTAGCCCCGTATCAACTAATAAAATAGGTGCCATATGGGTTTATTAGCATGAACCAATCTGTTTTTCGATAGTTTAAGCTTTTGGACTATGAGCCTATGACAAGCAGTATCAGAGCGAGGTCTAGTGTGTCATAACCCTTATTAGTCATGCCAACATAATGAAAGCATGACAAGGTTGGATGGGGGGAATGTCATAATCCCACATCGACGGTTAAAAAAGTTCCGCAAACCATAGAAGAAGCTTGAGGTGGGTATTTTcctcttccattttttttatgttacatgccataaataataaaaaataaaaaatataagaaaatcatgccaaaattttagtTAGAGCTTATATCTAgtcaatttatatatatatatatatatatatatatatatatatatattggcatGATTTGTGACATCTTAAATCCCAGTTAGATCTATGCAATGATATaacttttcaatttttggatatttattttattttttattaaaagataatttcaaataaaaaattaataaaaaaatcatgtaTAGAGGTCCAGCTTTAAATACTTCTTGGATAAAGGTCCAGCtttaaagtaatttttaaattaattcagCTATTAGTTCTTAatatcttccaaaaaaaaaccgGTACCTCCTATCAGCCATAactaaaatttaattttcaaaattttatttaagttaaataatatttttagtaaaattataaaaaatatatcaattaaaattatttttaatattattaataaatttattttttctacTATTACCAATCTTGCTGATGAGGCTGTGCATCATGCAGGAATCTTGGACTTTCCAGGATCCCTCGGTACTTAGGATCATTATCTGAAATCGGATTATATCCTTCCTTGTGGATATGTACCGTCTGGTATCATTGCCCCCGGCATCAGTCATAATTCAGGGACAAATAGAAGCTCGCAATCCTCGGAAAACGAACCCAATCAGAAACatcaaagagaaagaaagcctccaaagaagaaaaggttCAGCTGTTCTTTTCCCAGCAGAGCAAAACATACAAAACAGCAAACAATTGCCATTGGAAAAATGTGGCCCTAAAGATCGTCCtagccaaaaaaataaaaataaaaaaaattctatatagGAAAATAGAAGAcaaaaaatacagaaaaataaagatgaTAGAAGAATAATCCAGGTGAACAGACTCGACAAAGCTGAATAGGAAAatttttctttgcatttcttTTCCTATCGTAATATGGCTAGGAGTCCTCTCAATTGAACACAAGTTCTTTTTGTCTTTCAGTAGAATTGAATACAAGTTCTCTTAGGCATTGAACAAGGTTCCAGTCCCTTACATTTTAGCTAGAAAGAAAAGATACATATACAGTTTCAATGGAACACTATCTTATTAATTACAATTTTTTCCCATAATCATAAGCAGGTCCTGCCGTGTCTGGTCCAAAAGAAGATAAGTGAGAGACTACATCATGGATGATCATAACCAATTATTACATATTTCCACATATATTATGCTAAAGATTGACAGTCTTTGATATGTATCAGCAAGCCGCC
It encodes the following:
- the LOC103707072 gene encoding E3 ubiquitin-protein ligase RLIM-like, translating into MDGYMGRKTAVGLVFSRGGSILVFREQNFEDRSIKHCNRLACSTRLHSMNGIKTGNTEKVKYSRGFFHSMNSRTITGSSSISCHACDPRKTHQEPRRQTSLQGRAIAESSNRQREIEDLDCEGRRWEVDNLGYHSRQEGPEDSESIHITRCNQTVFSDRDDFGPVNPQGLSRNAAEASGSCSTRLNSRACKQVSRQCRYGDQEASSSSSTRHSFTSRNASRAARHASRGGGAESKKYDLKHLRCTSSDILPSGCSSSNSGVNRRVNTLRKRSLNGGNLSARGQSKNALSGANSGSPNRGSSIHGLSLPEHSMPQQALRRTGAVLVRTRRSPSGVTRTRLSEERDHPLSAPEPEYSSTQMFNVPMGDGNGCQHFSMEGIAEVPLPLERIEQDEELTYEQLSGLVLDGLNFHDQHSDMRMDIDNMTYEELLALEEKMGTVSTALTEEALSKCLERSIYVFACCEEDIKCSICQEEYVDRDEVGKLACKHRYHVTCIHQWLRQKNWCPICKASARPVS